agctatgctggcacccccacTACAGACCCAgaatttattataatacttAAAACATATGCAATTTGTAAATTGGCAAAGCTAATTTTTTTGGGCCCCTTCCGGTCtaggcccagggccggccctgataGGAAGCAATTCGCACTTCACTTTTACATGCTTTTGTTTTAGGTGATGCCTACAAAACACCAATTGACCAACACCTATTTGCTTGCTCCCCAAGCCCTGCTTACTTATTTATCACCGCAATTCATTCACTACATTCATCCTCATCAAAACACATTATATCTCTCTCGCCAAGCCaatatattttgttaaatagatgtaaaaaaaaaaacaatacaaaaaataattagatTCATAGTTATTTCAAATATCGTTTTTCCACAATTTAACAGTTTGTACcatttttagaattaataattcggaacttattcaatttttttttccactAGATATATATTCAATCACCATTTTAAGAAATTATATTCAAGATTCTATAACTATCccatatattaatatttgaaaaataaataaattcagaaCATGAAGTGAtaaaaagaataatgaaaagGTGATATCATGATTCAATTTCAATAAAATGACGTGGATTTCTTTGATTGGAAAGGTGTATACTACCCTGCTACATGCAACCGCATAGAATTATCATCCGTGGCGGGAAGACCTTGAAAAACCTCAAAAGGGCAGGAAAGGACGCCGTTTCAACTCCAGCATTTTATTTAAAGGGCAGATTCCATCATCAGAAACTCGGATAGCCGAAAAAGCAAAAAGGAAATGGAGAAACCGGTGCCGCGAGTCGCCGTCGTAGTATTCTTAGTGAAAGGGAAATCGGTGTTGCTAGGCCGGCGCCGCTCCTCCTTCGGTGACTCTACCTTTGCCCTCCCCGGCGGCCACCTTGAATTTGGTGATCTAATTCGACAATCAATCCCTAACTCTGTTTAGCTCTCAACATTCtaattctaaaatttaaatCGATTTTCCATCTTCCTTTTTCCAGGTGAGAGTTTTGAAGAATGCGGAGCAAGGGAGATGGAGGAGGAAACTGGTTTGGTTATTACCAAAACAGAATTGCTGACAGTGACCAACAATGTCCATCTGGAGGAACCAAAACCATGCCATTATGTTACCGTATTTCTTAGGGCAGTGTTGGCGGATCCTAATCAAGTCCCCCAAAATCTTGAGCCGGAGAAGTGTTATGGTTGGGATTGGTTTGATTGGGATAATTTACCCAAACCCTTGTTTTTGCCTTTGGAAAAAATGGTGCTAAGTGGCTTCAATCCTTTCCCTGCTACTACAGGTTAGTTCTCAAAGGCGCTCAGGATTTTCTTATGGTACTATGTTTGCTTGAATTTGAATGCTTTGATGTATCCATAATGAATTGTGTGCTATACTTAAAAAACAACTGTTCTTTTTGTTGAATATTCCAATTAGAAATTGAAGCCTCATTGCATTGTTCAAACCATGAGCAGGCAGAAGTTGTATtttgtttatatcattttattgtTTGAATTGTGGTTAATCGGTTAAAGCAATCTGCTGTTGAATTATAACTACGAGCTCATGAAATTATTGATCTAATCAAACAATGACAATTgagtaatttatatttataatatcatCCTTCAACTTTGGATTTCACTAAACATAACCTATCCTTTCATTCATTCTTGATTAAGATGACCATTCCAATAATATGCAACTCTCCCCTATAGATTTAATgaaaatgatattctaaacttaattttttgattttgaacCAATTGTTTAAAGAGAAAACTTTGAATACAGTGATTTGAAAATCTAAAATAATGGTCGTATAGAATATATAGTGCTAAACAATTTCTATTTCGAGATCAACATTCTTTGACTTTATCAAGgggattatttttatttattttggatgtacatatatatttcttttaaaatgcagggtaaaaatagttttttttttattattttttgaaagcaataattttttttatagaaaaataaataaattattcatcatCATGATAGTAGTGATATGTTCATTTTGATACATTGGAACTTACATTATGAAAATATTGATAACCatctataaatataaaaagaaaacaaggcGTATATTGGAGCTAAAAGTTTATGGGCTTTTCGCTTGAGCTCACTCTTGTTTATGAGCCTGGTATAAGGGTGGGTTTTATTTCTCCTAACTAGTCATACTTAGGTCATGTTTTATTTGTGGAGTatgaaaacaaaagaaaattcgTTCTATATGTAATAACTAGTTGTTGtttagttcaatttttactacaTTCATTCATGGAACGATTATGCCATGGTATAGTTAAACTTCATTTTAAAAAGTAACTATTCTTTGTAAAACCAATTCCAGTTTCAAAAAAACATACAACCAATTGCATTGCACTCATGATGTTTCGAATACAACCACTTTTTAATATTCTAAATCACAATTTTAGAGATTTGTGTATctaaacaataatttttttttacctaacCAAATAATTGATGGATTAAAGTTGCTTTAGAATATTGTTTTTATCAGATTTATAATGGAAGGTTACTTATCATTAGAGTAGTCAAAGATTAAGAGATTTTTATGTTAATAAATGACAAA
The DNA window shown above is from Euphorbia lathyris chromosome 1, ddEupLath1.1, whole genome shotgun sequence and carries:
- the LOC136205650 gene encoding nudix hydrolase 1, with product MEKPVPRVAVVVFLVKGKSVLLGRRRSSFGDSTFALPGGHLEFGESFEECGAREMEEETGLVITKTELLTVTNNVHLEEPKPCHYVTVFLRAVLADPNQVPQNLEPEKCYGWDWFDWDNLPKPLFLPLEKMVLSGFNPFPATTG